In the Topomyia yanbarensis strain Yona2022 chromosome 3, ASM3024719v1, whole genome shotgun sequence genome, one interval contains:
- the LOC131687211 gene encoding uncharacterized protein LOC131687211, producing the protein MLDESKANVLRRFEYLERRLERNSELKIEYHRFMQEYIDLGHMQPSKLTETKGAKSFYLPHHPVIKEASTATKVRVVFDGSPKTSTGFSLNDALCVGPVVQDELLTTILRFRTHPIALVGDIAKMYRQVLVHPDDVPLQRIFWRFSSDMPVQTFDLLTVTYGLAPSSFLATRTLLQLADDEGRSYSIGSRALRKGFYVDDFIGGEQTVERAIHLRIELSKLLEKGGFVLRKWTSNRLEVLHGLDADKIGTQSPLEFTPHETVKALGIIWEPEGDFLRFDSQVQHDGKPPTKRSILSSIAKLFDPIGLIAPVVVRAKIIMQQLWLLPVEWDDPVPETVRTNWENYHDELPKITAHRVNRYAFLPCSTIQLHTFADASELAYGACIYARCEDEQGNVKVELLAAKSRVAPLKRLTIARLELCAAVLAAHLHDRVKHAIDIDVSASIFWSDSAIVLQWLRSPPNTWQTFVGNRVSEIQQFTHGCQWRHVPGSENPADLVSRGMSVDEFLNSKLWKEGPHWLLQHCREWAAFEPPGVAEEMLEVRHVVTLVQSTSSVNAIFLRWSSYTRLLHVTGNCLRFLRNAHAKARTQPPPNTTSVVKSLSVELLTQAKFILIRLAQQDAFGSEIRELEKGKPVAKHSHVRQMSPFLDQGKVLRVGGRLKLAQLPYQMKHPALLPSFHPLSLLIANYYHNKMLHAGGRVLLSVIREEFWPVHGRRLVRCTVRKCFRCTRLNPEPARQHIGQLPVHRIVPRRPFSVAGVDYAGPLYLKPIHKRAAPAKAYICLFICFATKAVHIELVSDLTTQAFLCALRRFIARRGRPTHIHSDNGKNFEGAKNELQQLFAMFQNQEEIEKITSTCAEEGITWHLVPPKAPHFGGLWEAAIKVAKKQLYRQLGPSRLSFEDVGTVLSQIEALMNSRPLLPMSDDPDDLAALTPAHFLIGTSMLALPDPDHRNIPVNRLDHYQKLQLHVQKFWCHWRSEYLQELQKDTVMNRRNDSMLPGRMVVVVDEMQQPIRWPLARILTTSPGPDGMTRVVTLRTVRGIITRPITKVCLLPDSTTTAIDGEEDPLAINPQSAQRSGVLEEEN; encoded by the coding sequence ATGCTAGACGAGTCGAAGGCAAACGTGCTGCGACGGTTTGAGTATTTGGAGCGACGTTTGGAGCGAAACTCCGAGCTGAAGATTGAGTATCACAGATTCATGCAGGAATACATCGACCTCGGGCATATGCAGCCAAGCAAACTAACTGAGACCAAAGGCGCAAAATCATTCTACCTACCACACCATCCTGTTATCAAGGAGGCTAGTACTGCGACAAAGGTTCGTGTTGTATTTGATGGTTCGCCAAAAACGTCTACCGGTTTTTCCCTCAACGATGCCCTCTGTGTCGGCCCGGTCGTCCAGGACGAGCTACTCACTACAATCTTACGATTTCGGACGCATCCCATCGCTCTAGTAGGTGACATAGCGAAAATGTACCGACAGGTTCTCGTGCATCCAGACGATGTTCCACTGCAACGCATTTTCTGGCGATTTTCCTCCGACATGCCAGTACAAACCTTTGATCTACTTACCGTTACTTATGGTTTAGCTCCATCGTCGTTTTTGGCAACTCGCACGCTGCTACAACTGGCTGACGACGAAGGCCGCTCGTATTCCATCGGCAGCAGGGCTCTCCGGAAAGGTTTCTATGTCGACGACTTCATTGGCGGGGAGCAAACTGTTGAACGCGCCATCCACTTACGCATAGAACTCAGCAAATTGCTCGAAAAGGGAGGATTCGTTCTTCGCAAGTGGACTTCAAACCGGCTCGAAGTGCTACACGGCCTAGACGCCGACAAAATCGGTACCCAATCCCCTCTGGAGTTCACCCCCCACGAGACAGTGAAAGCGCTAGGAATTATTTGGGAACCAGAGGGAGATTTTCTTCGCTTCGACTCGCAAGTACAACATGACGGCAAACCGCCCACCAAACGTTCAATTCTATCCTCTATCGCCAAACTATTCGACCCCATAGGTCTTATTGCGCCCGTTGTTGTGAGGGCCAAAATCATCATGCAGCAGTTGTGGCTGCTACCTGTCGAATGGGATGATCCAGTTCCTGAGACTGTTCGAACCAACTGGGAGAACTATCACGATGAGTTGCCGAAAATCACCGCCCACCGGGTAAATCGATATGCCTTTCTCCCATGCTCCACCATACAGTTGCATACTTTCGCCGACGCTTCTGAATTGGCCTACGGTGCATGCATCTACGCTCGTTGCGAAGACGAGCAGGGAAACGTCAAAGTCGAGCTTCTAGCAGCCAAGTCACGTGTCGCTCCACTAAAACGACTAACTATCGCACGTCTAGAACTCTGCGCTGCAGTTTTGGCTGCCCATCTCCACGATCGAGTTAAACACGCCATCGACATTGACGTCTCTGCCTCTATTTTCTGGTCGGATTCCGCCATCGTTCTCCAGTGGCTCCGATCCCCTCCGAACACATGGCAGACCTTTGTGGGAAACAGAGTTTCGGAAATACAACAGTTTACCCACGGCTGTCAATGGAGGCACGTTCCTGGTAGCGAAAATCCCGCTGACTTAGTGTCGCGCGGAATGTCGGTCGACGAGTTCCTGAATAGTAAATTGTGGAAGGAGGGGCCCCACTGGTTGCTGCAACACTGTCGAGAATGGGCCGCCTTTGAACCGCCCGGCGTTGCTGAGGAGATGCTAGAAGTTCGACATGTTGTAACACTTGTACAATCAACGTCATCAGTAAATGCGATATTTCTCCGCTGGTCATCATACACCCGCCTACTACACGTTACCGGCAATTGCCTTCGCTTTCTGCGGAACGCCCATGCCAAGGCCAGAACGCAACCTCCTCCCAACACCACATCCGTTGTGAAATCGTTATCTGTGGAACTACTTACCCAAGCCAAATTTATACTAATACGCCTTGCTCAACAGGATGCCTTCGGTTCAGAAATAAGAGAGTTGGAAAAGGGGAAACCAGTAGCAAAACATTCGCACGTGCGCCAAATGAGTCCGTTTTTAGACCAGGGAAAAGTGTTGAGGGTCGGAGGTCGACTAAAGCTAGCCCAGCTTCCCTATCAAATGAAACATCCTGCCCTACTCCCAAGCTTTCACCCCCTATCACTTTTAATTGCCAACTATTATCACAACAAAATGCTTCACGCCGGTGGGCGAGTACTGCTGTCCGTCATCCGAGAAGAATTTTGGCCAGTACATGGCCGTCGCTTAGTTCGCTGCACAGTACGCAAATGCTTTCGCTGCACTCGCCTCAACCCGGAACCTGCCCGTCAGCACATCGGTCAACTGCCCGTTCATCGAATAGTCCCTAGGCGCCCGTTTAGTGTCGCTGGAGTAGACTACGCTGGCCCGCTGTACCTAAAACCAATCCACAAGCGCGCCGCACCAGCCAAAGCGTACATTTGCCTGTTCATCTGCTTCGCCACCAAGGCCGTCCACATTGAGCTCGTCAGCGATCTGACCACCCAGGCGTTCCTGTGTGCGCTCCGCCGTTTCATTGCTAGGCGCGGCCGCCCAACACACATTCACTCGGATAATGGCAAAAATTTCGAGGGAGCTAAAAATGAATTGCAACAGTTATTTGCCATGTTTCAAAACCAGGAGGAAATCGAAAAAATTACATCAACTTGCGCAGAGGAAGGTATCACTTGGCACTTGGTCCCGCCAAAGGCACCCCATTTCGGCGGTTTGTGGGAGGCGGCCATCAAGGTAGCCAAGAAACAACTTTACCGCCAGCTCGGTCCGTCTCGACTATCGTTCGAAGATGTTGGAACGGTGCTCTCGCAGATCGAAGCTCTGATGAATTCCCGGCCGCTGCTGCCAATGTCAGATGATCCGGATGATTTGGCTGCACTCACACCAGCGCACTTCTTGATCGGAACCAGCATGCTCGCCTTGCCCGACCCAGATCATCGGAACATCCCAGTCAACCGACTGGATCACTACCAGAAACTTCAACTTCACGTCCAAAAATTCTGGTGCCACTGGCGATCGGAATACCTTCAGGAGCTGCAAAAAGACACCGTAATGAACCGACGAAATGACAGTATGCTGCCAGGCCGAATGGTTGTTGTCGTCGATGAGATGCAACAACCAATACGTTGGCCTCTCGCCCGAATTTTGACCACTTCACCAGGTCCAGATGGAATGACCAGAGTCGTGACGCTACGCACTGTTCGGGGAATTATCACCCGGCCAATCACAAAGGTTTGTTTACTGCCGGATTCCACTACCACTGCAATTGATGGAGAAGAAGACCCGCTAGCCATCAACCCGCAATCAGCTCAACGATCCGGAGTGCTTGAAGAAGAAAATTAA